One window from the genome of Cryptomeria japonica chromosome 6, Sugi_1.0, whole genome shotgun sequence encodes:
- the LOC131876586 gene encoding glycine-rich cell wall structural protein 1-like yields the protein MLCVHGLVASYHVAGVDSPGSLRSPRGGGASSSGGLAGGPTVVGGLLVAAASRAARRTADGGGADWKRHGGGNDGWAGREGPARAATERAAYAGGGGASGGSDRAAGWAAAAGVAGDWPMAAEG from the coding sequence ATGTTATGTGTCCATGGGCTAGTGGCCTCCTACCACGTGGCAGGCGTGGATTCGCCGGGTTCCCTGCGGAGTCCGCGTGGCGGAGGAGCTAGCAGCAGTGGAGGGCTCGCTGGAGGGCCGACGGTGGTAGGTGGGCTGCTGGTGGCGGCGGCCAGTCGTGCGGCGCGGAGGACCGCCGACGGTGGAGGGGCCGACTGGAAGCGGCACGGCGGCGGCAATGATGGCTGGGCCGGAAGAGAGGGGCCTGCACGGGCCGCAACGGAGCGGGCAGCCTACGCGGGTGGCGGTGGGGCGAGCGGCGGCAGCGACAGAGCGGCTGGCTGGGCGGCAGCTGCGGGGGTCGCTGGAGATTGGCCGATGGCAGCGGAGGGATAG